Proteins encoded together in one Impatiens glandulifera chromosome 1, dImpGla2.1, whole genome shotgun sequence window:
- the LOC124942358 gene encoding uncharacterized protein LOC124942358, translated as MAVRETVEDLYGLSIRGFRTGYRFVLCVDASFLKHKEWFHNTREKADNHKVRLSQYYEKFLREQIEKTRLYNVNPLNRFEFYVHNGESHFKVNLHGMTCSCRLFDVSGLLCTHALVVARTRKLDPYDFCSRDMLSSLSSKRLDIPENIKQRVCLKPPVKVKKRRPTTNCRSSQDEPHKVQRRCSSCGGQGHNKATCKSVMPAPSTARASSQ; from the exons ATGGCGGTGCGAGAAACTGTAGAAGATTTATATG gcctctcaattaggggttttaGAACCGGTTACCGTTttgtattgtgcgtcgatgccagttttcttaagcacaag gAATGGTTTCATAATACAAGAGAAAAAGCAGACAATCACAAAGTACGTTTATCtcaatattatgaaaagtttttACGTGAGCAAATTGAGAAGACGAGACTGTATAACGTCAatccacttaaccgattcgagttttatgtgcataaCGGTGAATCTCATTTTAAAGTTAACTTACACGGAATGACTTGTAGTTGTAGGttatttgatgtatctggtcttcTTTGTACCCATGCCCTAGTTGTTGCCCGTACCCGAAAATTGGATCCCTATGACTTCTGCTCAAG AGACATGTTATCCAGTTTGTCATCAAAACGATTGGATATTCCTGAAAATATCAAGCAACGAGTGTGCCTAAAACCACCTGTTAAGGTGAAGAAAAGACGGCCAACAACAAATTGTAGGTCATCCCAAGATGAGCCTCATAAGGTCCAaagacgatgcagctcatgtggtggtcaaGGTCATAACAAAGCAACATGCAAATCAGttatgcctgcaccatctactgcaagagcatcatctcaGTAG